In Paracoccus sp. SMMA_5_TC, the following are encoded in one genomic region:
- the paaN gene encoding phenylacetic acid degradation protein PaaN codes for MTGFFERHRPMLDAAVQALHNRGFWTPFPEVPSGKIYGESAREDGAAGFAALRGQEFDLPGHPQQGRLGTEISPFGGALNITYPAAEPDSLIAAALAAAPALAEASPEQRVGACIEALVRLNRDSFLMANAVMHTTGQAFAMAFQAGGPHAQDRALEAVAMAWDEMTRFAPQARWEKPQGKAAPIVLEKHWAIVPVGVSLAIGCNTFPTWNSYSGIFASLATGNPVIVKPHPAAILPLALAVRCLREVLVEAGLPADSVLLAVDRPGAEITKRLATDPAVRLIDYTGSNGFGNWLREHATQAQIFSEEAGVNTVTIAATDDFAGMCANLAFSLALYSGQMCTAPQNIYVPQSGIDTDQGHQSPDQVGRALAQAVNDLLSDPARAAGVCGAIANPATLARIETVRGRGRILRDSAPVGQGRTATPLILALNDGDPLAEEECFGPIAFVITVADADTGIRRAAELARRKGAITAALYDTDEARIARAARAFAAAGVNLSVNLTGNIYVNQSAAFSDFHVTGANPAGNASLTDTAFVAGRFRRAMWRRPAAA; via the coding sequence TTGACCGGCTTTTTCGAACGCCATCGGCCAATGCTGGATGCGGCTGTGCAAGCATTGCACAATCGCGGCTTCTGGACACCATTCCCTGAAGTTCCCAGCGGCAAAATCTATGGCGAATCGGCGCGCGAGGATGGTGCCGCGGGCTTTGCCGCGCTGCGCGGCCAGGAATTCGACCTGCCCGGACACCCGCAGCAGGGGCGGCTGGGCACCGAGATCTCGCCCTTTGGTGGCGCGCTGAACATCACCTATCCGGCGGCCGAGCCTGATTCGCTGATCGCCGCCGCGCTGGCCGCCGCCCCCGCCCTGGCCGAGGCCAGCCCCGAACAGCGCGTCGGCGCCTGTATCGAGGCGCTGGTGCGGCTGAATCGCGACAGCTTCCTGATGGCCAATGCGGTCATGCACACCACCGGCCAGGCCTTCGCCATGGCGTTTCAGGCCGGCGGGCCCCATGCCCAGGACCGCGCGCTCGAGGCGGTGGCCATGGCCTGGGACGAGATGACCCGCTTTGCCCCGCAAGCGCGCTGGGAAAAACCGCAGGGCAAGGCCGCGCCCATCGTTCTTGAAAAGCACTGGGCAATCGTGCCGGTCGGTGTGTCGCTGGCCATCGGCTGCAACACCTTTCCGACCTGGAACAGCTATTCGGGCATCTTTGCCAGCCTGGCGACCGGTAACCCGGTGATCGTCAAGCCGCACCCGGCCGCGATCCTTCCGCTGGCCCTGGCGGTGCGCTGCCTGCGCGAGGTTCTGGTCGAGGCCGGCTTGCCCGCCGATTCGGTGCTGCTGGCCGTCGATCGGCCGGGGGCGGAGATCACCAAGCGGCTGGCCACAGACCCGGCGGTGCGGCTGATCGATTATACCGGCTCGAACGGTTTCGGGAACTGGCTGCGCGAACATGCGACCCAGGCGCAGATCTTCAGCGAAGAGGCGGGCGTGAACACCGTCACCATCGCTGCGACCGACGACTTCGCCGGCATGTGCGCCAATCTGGCATTCTCGCTGGCGCTGTATTCGGGCCAGATGTGCACCGCGCCGCAGAACATCTATGTGCCGCAGTCGGGCATCGACACCGATCAGGGCCATCAGAGCCCCGATCAGGTCGGCCGCGCCTTGGCCCAGGCGGTCAATGATCTGCTGTCCGACCCCGCCCGCGCCGCCGGCGTCTGCGGCGCCATTGCCAACCCGGCCACCCTGGCGCGAATCGAGACCGTGCGCGGCCGCGGTCGCATCCTGCGCGATTCGGCGCCCGTGGGGCAGGGGCGGACCGCCACGCCGCTGATCCTGGCGCTGAACGACGGCGATCCTCTGGCCGAAGAGGAATGTTTCGGCCCCATCGCCTTTGTCATCACCGTGGCCGATGCCGATACCGGAATCCGCCGCGCCGCCGAGCTTGCCCGCCGCAAGGGGGCGATCACCGCCGCGCTTTATGACACCGACGAGGCGCGCATTGCCCGCGCCGCCCGTGCCTTTGCGGCGGCGGGGGTGAACCTGTCCGTGAACCTGACCGGCAATATCTATGTCAATCAGTCGGCGGCCTTCAGCGACTTTCATGTCACTGGCGCGAATCCTGCCGGAAATGCCAGTCTGACCGATACCGCCTTCGTGGCGGGCCGATTCCGCCGCGCCATGTGGCGCCGGCCGGCCGCTGCGTGA